The DNA region GGCCGCTCGTGAGCGGACCGGGAAGACGACAAAGGAGGCCGCGTTCGGGATCGGCCTTTCCGCGCCGACCTTGAATCGCTCGGAGAACGCCAAACGGCTTTCTCCGATCACCGACATCGCGGGGCTCTTGGCGCTCTACGAGGTCACTGGGGACGAGCGGAAGCGCATCATGGAACTCGCCGACAGGTTGGACGCGCCGGAATGGCTGGAAGCGGGTGACCGTCTGCCACGCCTGCTCCGACCCTTCGCTACCTTCGAGGCGCGCGCGACCTCGCTGATGGACGTATCTTTCGACTACGTCCCCGGACTCTTGCAGATCGAGGAGTACGCGCGAGCCGTCCACTCCACCCAAGGCGTCACAGGAGCGGATCAGGACGCGCGAGTCAAGGCGCGGTTGGAGCGCCAGAAGGTCCTCGTCGCACGTACCGCGCCGAGGTATACGGCCGTCATCGAGGAAGCCGCTTTGCGGCGGACTCAAGGCGGATCGGAGTCGATGGTTCGGCAAGTAAAGTGGCTGATAGATCGGGCGTGGCAGCCGAACATCGATATCCACGTGATCCCGTTCCGGCGGTGGGGATATCCGAATCCGGGCTCATTCATCACGATGGGGTTCCGGCAGGACCCGCCTATCGTGTTCTTCGAGAACCTGGCGGTCGCGGGCTTCCTGGACGCTCCTGATCACACTCAGTTGTTCCATAACGCCGCTGCTAAGCTGATGAGGTTCGCGCTGGACTCAGCCGATACGGTGAAGTTTCTGACCATGTTGGCGGCAGACTACGAACGGGGCTGAAACGGGATGCACGGAGAGTGGCGGAAGTCGAGCTTCAGCGGCTCCGAGGTGAACTGCGTGGAGGTCGCCTACACCGCCACAGTCCGTGTCCGGGACTCCAAGAACCCCGACGGCGGCATGCTCCGGTTCCCGGACGACGCCTGGTCGCCCCTGATCGACGCGGTGACCTGGGACGAGCGCTAGCCCGTCCCAGGTCCGCGAAATCAGGCGTCGCCGTCGAAGAGCGAGGTCACCGAGCCGTCCTCGAACACCTGCTGGATCGCCCGCGCCAGGAGCGGGGCGATCGACAGGACTGTCATCTGCGGGAAGCGCTTGTCGTCGGGGATCGGCAGGGTGTTGGTGAAGATGACTTCCTTCGCCCCGGACTCCGACAGCCGTTCCCGAGCGGGCCCGGACAGCACGCCGTGGGTGGCCGCCATGACGACATCCGTGGCGCCTTCGTCCAGCAACTGGTGGACGGCCTTGGCGATGGTGCCGCCGGTGTCGACCATGTCGTCGATCACCACGCACAGCCTGCCCTTGACCTCACCGACGACCCGGTTCGCCACGACCTCGTTGGGGCGCAACGGGTCCCGCGTCTTGTGGATGAAGGCGATGGGGGTGCCACCGAGGTCGTCGGCCCACTTCTCGGCCAGCTTGGTGCGGCCCGCGTCCGGGGAGACGACCGTGATGTTGGAGGCAGGGTAGTTGTCCTTGATGTAGCGCGACAGCAGGGTCTGGCCGAAGAGATGGTCGACCGGGCCGTCGAAGAAGCCCTGGATCTGGGCGGTGTGCAGGTCCACCGTCATGATCCGGTCGGCGCCCGCGGTCTTGAACAGGTCGGCGATCAGGCGCGCGGAGATGGGCTCGCGGCCCTTGTGCTTCTTGTCCTGCCGCGCGTACGGGTAGAACGGCATGATCACGGTGATCCGCTTGGCGCTCGCCCGCTTGAGGGCGTCGACCATGATCAGCTGTTCCATGATCCACTGGTTGATCGGGGCGCACGCGCTTTGCATGACGAACGCGTCGCAGCCGCGGACCGACTCCTCGAACCGGACGAAGATCTCGCCGTTGGCGAAGTCGTATGCCGACTGCGGCGTGATGCTCACGTTGAGGTGCTTCGCGACTTCCTCGGCCAGCTCAGGGTGAGCTCGGCCGGAGAAGAGCATCAGGTTCTTCTTGGGGACCCCGGCCTTGATACTCATGAACTGCCCTCGCTGTTCTTCTCGTCAAGCTTGCGGGCCTTGGCCCGTTCCGCGGCCTCGGCCGCCGCGGTACCCGGGCGGCGGTGGACCACCCAGTCGTCGATGTTGCGCTGCAGGCCGCCCGAGATCGCCAGGGCGCCCGGCGGCACATTGCGCCGGATGACGGTTCCGGCGCCGCTGTAGGCGCCGTCGCCCACCGTCACCGGTGCCACGAACATGTTGTCCGACCCGGTGCGCACGTGCGAGCCGACGACGGTGCGGTGCTTGTTGACCCCGTCGTAGTTCACGAACACGCTGGCCGCGCCGATGTTGCTGTGCTCGCCGATGGTCGCGTCGCCCACATAGGACAGATGGGGGACCTTCGAGCCCGCGCCGATCTCGGAGTTCTTGACCTCGACGAACGTGCCGATCTTGCCGTCGGCGCCCAGCTTCGTGCCGGGCCGCAGGAACGCGTACGGGCCGACGGTCGCGGAGTCACCGATCTCGGCGCTCGACCCGTGGGTCCGCACGACCGAGGCACCCGCGCCGACGATGACATCGGTCAGTGTGGTGTCGGGGCCGATGGTGGCGCCCTCGCCGATCGTGGTGCCGCCGCGCAGCTGCACGTTCGGCTCGATGAGCACGTCGCGGGCGAGTTCGACTTCGGCCTCGATCCACGTCGTGGCCGGGTCGACGATCGTCACCCCCGCGCGCATCCAGCCCTCGACGACGCGGCGGTTCAGCTCGGCGCCGATCCTGGCCAGCTGCACCCGGTCGTTGACGCCCTCGACCAGCCACGGGTCGTCGCACACCAGGGCACCGACGCGGCGGCCGTCGCCGCGGGCGATGCCCAGGACATCGGTGAGGTACAGCTCGCCCTGGGCGTTGTCGGTGGACAGCCGGGACAGACCGTCGGTGAGGACCTCGGCGGCGAAGGCGTAGACGCCGGAGTTGATTTCGGTGATGGACCGCTGCTCGGCCGTGGCGTCCTTCTGCTCGACGATCGCGGTGACCGCGCCGTCGGCGTCGCGCACGATGCGGCCGTAGCCGGTCGGGTCGGGGACGTTGGCGGTGAGCACCGTCACCGCGTTGCCGCCTGCCGTGTGCGCGTCGAGCAGACCATTGAGCGTGGCCGTGTCGAGCAGGGGAACATCACCGTAGGTGACCAGGACGGTGCCGGTCAGCTCGGGGAGCGGGGCCAGGCCGCACGCGACCGCGTGGCCCGTGCCGTCCTGCGTCTCCTGGACCGCGACGGTGACCTCGCGGCCCAACACGTGGGCCAAGGACTCCAGATGGGCGCCCACGGCGTCGCGGCCGTGGCCGATGACGACCACCAGGTGTTCGGGCTTGAGACCGTCGGCGGCCCGCACGGCGTGCTCGACCAGCGGGCGACCCGCGACCCGATGCAGCACCTTCGGGGTCGCCGAGCGCATCCGAGTGCCCTCACCCGCGGCCAGGATCACCGTGCTGACCTGGCCTGGCGCAGTGCCCTCGGCCGTGCTCGCGGACATCGCTCTCCCTCGCGTCGTAACAGCGGTCATGCGCGGGTCGGCTCCGGCGAACGGGACGACTCCGGCCGGGAGTCGATCCTACGTTGTCTCCGGCAGCACCCACGAACGGTCATCCACAGACGCGACCAGCCGCGTGCCAGAGTCCTCCGCGTCGGCCTCGCCCGCGGTGATCGCGACGATGTCGTTTCCGCCGCCGCGCTTGGCCTGATACATGGCCGCGTCGGCGCGCGCGAGCGCGCGCACGGCGGTCTCCTGCGGGCGCAGCGACACCACGCCGATCGACAGCGTCACTCCGTGTGACAGGTCGTTGGGCAGTCCCGCGACCGAGGTGACCGCGCGCCGCAGGGCGGCCTCGGCGGCGTAGAGCGGCGCTCCGGGAAGCAGGACGATGAACTCGTCGCCGCCGTAGCGGGCCACCATGTCGCTGCCGCGCAGCGCGTCGCGCAGGGTGCTGGCGACCACCCGCAGCACGTCGTCGCCCTCGGCGTGGGACATGCGGTCGTTGACGCCCTTGAACCCGTCGAGGTCGACCAGGGCGATGGCCAGCGGGTGGTTGGTCGGCGAGGTCGACAGCTGTTCGAGCCGCTCGTCGAGCGCGCGCCGGTTGGGCAGGCCGGTGAGCGGGTCCTGCAGCGCCTGCCGGGCGATGGCGCCGTGCATTCGGGACAGCCGCTCGTGCTCGCGGCGGGTGTTCAGCGTGGCGATGCGCGACTCGCGCATGTCCCAGAGCTGGCCCTCCAGCTCGGTCGCGTAGTGCTCCAGGGCGCCGGTCGTGCGGGAGCCGCCCTCGGGGCCGGAGAGCCGGGCGTACTCGCGGATCAGGCACAGCCGCAGCGTCGGCTCGGCCGCTTCCCGATACATCCGTGACCGCGCGTCGGCCAGCACCTCGACGGCCTCTTCCTCGTGGCCCTCGTGCTCCAGGCAGCGGGCCAGGGCGATGGCGACGATGACCAGCTCGCGCGGGTAGCTCTGCGAGTCGAGCAGGTAGCGCAGCCGGTTGATGTGCGCGGCCGCGGGCTGGGCCAGCGCCAGGGCCGCGCCGACGATCGGGTTCTGGTCGGCGGCCGAGCGGGTCGGGTCGCGTGGGAACAGCGACTCCCGGAACGGCGCCTCGACCGCCACGGCGATGGCCGCGGCGGTGGCGAACCGCTCGCCCGCGCGCTCGTCCTCGCCGATGCGCTCCAGCCGCAGGCCCCAGCCCAGCAGCAGGCGGACGCGGTTCATCAGGTGCACGGCGATCAGGTGCGGGCCCGCGCTGGCCCGGATGCACTTGTGCGCCCGGCTCATCACCTGGTCGGCGACCTCGTAGACGCCGAGTTGGGTGAGCACGGTGCCGATGTCCATCAGGGTGGACGCCATGATCATGTCCCAGGTGCGCCCACCGAACATGACGTCCGGGGTGATGTCCTCGTCCAGCATGGCCAGGGCGACGGCGGCCTCGGTGAGCGCGGCGTCCTCGGCGCCCGCCAGCAGCAGCCTGCGTCCGCGCAGGGCGTGCGCGTCGGCCTGGAGCACGAGCAGGCCGTGCCTGCGGGTGTGCGCGAGGAGTTCGTCGAGCAGGGGTTCCGCGGAGTCGGCCAACTCGTTGTTGACCACCCGGACCGCGACCGCGGAGCGCAACAGTTGGGCGACCATCCTGGGCTCGCCCCGGTGTTGGGCCTCGGCGAGCAGTCGGTCGACCTCGTCGGTGTGCCGCAGGCGCTCCTGGACCGGGCTGGTCTGGATCACCGCGAGCAACTCCCGGGCACGACCTACCAGCCAGGCGTCGGAGCGCTCCTCCAACGCGGGCAGGTCACCGTCGCCCCGCTGCTCGTCGTCCACGTAGGTTGGTGCACCCCTTTTCGAGGTCCGGTATTTCGCCACCCATCCAAAGTTCTCGGCTGTGCTCCGCCGCCAGGATTCGAACCTGAACCATTGGAACCAAAATCCAAGGTGCTGCCTTTACACCACGGCGGATCGCGAGCGATCCCACCACCGCTCGATGGGGACATCGTGGCATGGGTGTCGCCTGGCAGGCAGCAGTACCCGGCGGATTGGTTCACGCTCGCGTCCGATCGGGTGTTATCGGAGTCACAAGGTGGGTATTCCAGTGATCGGGCGGATGCGCAGCGTTGGTGCGTCCTTCAACATCATCGGCATCCGTGGCCCGGCATACCCCGAATAACAGCGGAGGGCGCTGGCGTGTACGGGCCGCGAATCCTTACGCTTGCGTAAGTTACGGCGCCGTAGGACAGCCCGGGTATGGAGAGGGGAAGACATGACGACCACGGTCGACGCGTCCAGCGGCGCGGGCACGGCAGGCGGGCCCAAACCGATCATCGAGGGCAGGCGGAACCTGGCCACGCGGATCGCGGTCTACATCTTCATCCTGCTGCCGTTCGCCGCGCTCGTCGCCGCGGTGCCCTTCGCGTGGGGCTGGGGGCTGACGTGGGTCGACGTCGTCCTCGCGGTGTTCTTCTTCTATCTGTCCGGCCTGGGTGTCACCGTCGGCTACCACCGGCTGTTCACCCACGGCTCGTTCAAGGCCAACCGCGGCCTGAAGATCACCCTCGCGGTGATGGGCAGCATGGCGGTGCAGAGCCCACCCATCACCTGGGTCGCCGACCACCGCCGCCACCACGCCTTCTCCGACCGCGAGGGCGACCCGCACTCGCCGTGGCTGTTCGGCACGTCCCCGATGGCGCTGGCCCGAGGGTTCTGGCACGCGCACATGGGCTGGATCTTCGACCACGACGTGACCAACAAGGAGCGCTTCGCCCCCGACCTGATGGCTGACAAAGACATCGTTCGGGTGAATCGCCTGTTCATCGTGCTCACCGGTCTGACCCTGGTCCTGCCCGCGGTCCTCGGTGGGCTGATCACCTGGTCGTGGTGGGGCGCGCTGACCGCGTTCTTCTGGGCGGGCCTGGTGCGCATCGCGGTGCTGCACCACGTGACGTGGTCGACCAACTCGATCTGCCACATGATCGGCGACCGCCCGTTCACCAGCCGCGACAAGGCGTCCAACTTCTGGCCCCTGGCCATCCTCAGCTTCGGCGAGTCATGGCACAACCTGCACCACGCCGACCCGACCTGCGCCCGCCACGGCGTGCGGCGTGGCCAGATCGACACGTCCGCCCGGCTGATCTGGATCTTCGAGAAGCTCGGCTGGGTCACCGACGTCCGGTGGCCGACGCCCCAACGCCTGGCGAAGATCACCGCCAAGTAGTCCGATCTCGGCTCGCGCCCCCGCCCCAGACATCTAGATGATTGACCCTGACTATCACCAGGTCTCGACTGGCCCACGACGCCGCTGCCCGCGTTGCAGGAACAGCCACGTACACCCGGTACGCGCGCTGTCCCCGCGCCTTGGCAGCGACGCCGTGGACCAGCCGATACCAGGCGATAGTCAGGATCAATCATCTAGTGTTGATCCGTGGCGAGGCGTGTATCGAAGACTGAGGAACCCGCGGTGGCCCGCGTGCGCATGACCGGCAAGGAGCGCAGGCAGCAACTGCTCGACATCGCCCGCGCGCTGTTCGCCGAGAAGGGCTTCGACGGCGCGTCCATCGAGGAGATCGCCCACCGGGCGAACGTCAGCAAACCCGTGGTCTACGAGCACTTCGGCGGCAAGGAAGGCATCTACGCGGTGGTCGTGGACCGCGAGATGCACGCGCTGATGTCGGGGATGACCGAGGCACTGTCCGAGGACGCCCACCCGCGGCTGCTGCTGGAAAGGGCGGCGGGAGCCCTGCTGAACTACGTCGAGGGCTCCACCGACGGCTTCCGCATCCTGGTCCGCGACTCCCCGGTCGCCACCGCCACGGGCACCTTCTCCAGCCTGCTGAACGACATCGCCTCCCAGGTAGAACACATCCTGGGCGTCCAGTTCGCCAAACGCGGCTACGAGTCGAAACTGGCGGCGCTGTACGCGCAGGCACTGGTGGGGATGGTGGCGTTCACGGGGCAGTGGTGGCTGGAGGTGCGCAAGCCGAAGAAGAACGAGGTGGCGGCGCACCTGGTCAATCTGGCTTGGAACGGGTTGTCCAATTTGGAGGGAAAACCCACGCTGCGCGAGCGCCCCTAAGACCAGGGCGACCCGTAAGATCACTTGCGTCAGCCAGCAGGAGGCGTTGAAGGGTGTTCCCAGCGGGAGATTTGCCGGACACGTATTGGTGCAGCCTCCACGCGATCCTGGCCAGGTAGTGACCTGCTGCACCTTTCGCTGGCGTCGTTTGCGCGGTAACGGACTACTGGGTCGGGCGGTTCCGGTCGGACCCCGAGAACGAGTGGCTGTCCTATAGTCACCACGCCAGCCGTGCACCGGGATTCGGAAGATCTCAATTCGTCACCTCATTGAGGACGATCTTAGTTCGGACAGTTAGGGCGTGCATCGAATGATCGATCTCACGGCACTGCACCCCGACGTGAGCGGGGCTCTCCGAGAAGCAGGCTGGTATCCGGAGCGCCACACCGATGCTGCGCGTTGGGCGAGTTTGGAAGACGGCGGCTACACGTATCATGCGTTGGCAAGGGAGATTCTGGAGCGACTCGATGGTCTGACGATCGTGCCCGTTCGTCAGGACGGTCCCAACTTCGTCAATGATGACCCGCTCGTCTTTGATCCCGCAGAGGGGTGGGGGTGTCGGAGCGTGGCAGAGGACGTAGAGGAGCAGTTGGGCGGCTCGTACTTTCCACTCGGGTCATGGCTTAGTCACAGCACAGTGTTCGTCGAGACTCGCGGCCGGGTGATCGCGGCGGGATACGGTCCGATCTTGGAGCTGGGAACCACTTTCGAATCGGCGCTTGAAGTGCTTGTCAGGAGTCATCGGCCGATAGTTCAGGTTGGTATTCAGCGCAGTTAGGGTGTTCTTTCGCTGGTCGGCGGCAACTGGCAGGTCGACCTTCCCAAATTCGAAGGGCGCGACGTGGCGGAGGAGTGTCGAGCGGCTGCGTGTTCGGTTTGTGTTTACGGGGAGATCTTCTCAAGCTCGTCGATCGGCGCGGTTGATCGCGCCAGCCGATCGACCTCCTTGGGATCTTCGTCCGCAATAGCGATGGATAGGGTGGCCGGAAATGAAGGATGCCGCAGAGTGGCTCGCGCGTACGTCGGCTGATTTTGTCGTCGCGTTGCGCTCGAACGAGGGATTCCGGCGGGACCTCTTCGAACGCCTGGTATCCGCACTAGAGGATTGCGCTGTCGAATGGGCGGGACGAGACTGCATCCCAAGGTTGGCTGCCAATGTCCTAGTCGAACTGGTGGTGTCAGTGCAGGCGGCCGCCGACGCGTATGAGGGTCCCCTTCGCCAGGAGATACTTGACGCGAGCTACGAGCTGTTCGATCTCGTTGTCGCCTGTGTCGGGGTCGACGCATCAGATGTCTAGCGTGGTGTTACCCGAAGGAGTTTGTCGTCGTCTCCGTTTGAGGTGGTGACGTAGAGAGCGCCGTCTGGGGCGGTTCGGGCGGCGCGGAGGCGGCCGAACTGGTCGGCGAACTCCGGTGGGATGGCGACGGACTGGACGTTGGCCTCAGCGTCCATTGTGAACACCATCAGCTTGGCGCCCTTGAGCGCTGTCACCACAAGCGCACCGTCCAGCGGGCCCCACTGGGCGCCGGTCAGGAACGTCGCGGCGCAGATGGCTTCCGTTGTCTCGCCCGACTGCCACTTCGCGGGCACCGCATTCGGGAAGCGCTGGAGGTCGGTCATCGGGACGTCTTCGTCGTAGCGCTGAACCGTGCCACCGCGGGACGGGTCCCAGCCGTAGTTGGCGCCAGGACGCAGGAGGTTGATCTCGTCGTTCTTGTTCGGGCCGTGTTCGGCGACGAGGACCTGGCCGTTGGCGCGCAGGGCGACTCCCTGCACGTTGCGGTGGCCGTGGGTGTAGATCCGCGAGCCGGGGGTCGGGTTGTCAGGCAGCGCTTCCCCCGTCTTCAGGTCGATCCGCAAGACCTTCCCGCCCAGCGAGTTCTTGTCCTGGGAGATCGACGCCCGCGCCGTGTCACCGGTGCCGACCAGGAGCGCGCCGTCCGCGGCCAGGGTCGGGCGGCAGCCGGAGTGTCGGCCGCTCGCGGCCACCGGGAGTCCGGTGAGCAGTTCCTTGACCCTGGTCGCGACCTTCTCGTCCTCGGTGAGGCGCCAGGTGACGAGGCGGACGTCGCGGGGTTCGCCGTTCTCCCAATGGGTCTGGCAGGTGGTGAACTCGCGGCTTGACGCGAAGTCGGGGTGCACGACCATGCCCATCAGGCCGCCCTCGCCGCGGACCATGACCGTCGACGTGTCCGCCTTGAGTGTTGTCACGGTCGCGCCGGGCTTGGCTGATGACAGCAGGGCTATGTCGCCCGTTCGCTGGGTGACGAGGACTTTGCCGTCCGGCAGGAAGCCGATGTCCCACCCGTGGGTGAGTCCGGCCGCGACCGTCTCGATCTTCAACCCGGGCGCGGTCGCGCTGCTGGGGACGACGACGGTGGAGGACGATGGCACTTCGCCCGTGCCCGCGGACGTCGTGCAGCCGGCGACAAGGACTGTGGCGAGCAGCACAGCGCGCATGTGCCAAGGATGCCCGTCCCGCTGTCTGGCCGCCGTGTGGTGACTCTCGTCTCGGGCGGATCGGACCGACCGGCGGTTAGGGTTGACCGGTGAATCTGAGGCTGGACATCGCCGACGCGGTCGCGACGCTGGTCATCGACCGCCCGGCCAAGCGCAACGCGCTCAGCTATGACATGTGGGCCGCCATCCCGTCGCTGGTCGCCAAGGTCGCCGCGGACGACAGCGTGCGGGTGCTGCTCCTGCGCGGGGACGAGCACTTCTCCGCGGGCGCCGACATCAGCGAGTTCGCCGAACTCCGCGCCGACGCCGCGGGTGCGCGCCGCTACGCCGAGGCCATCCACGCCGCGACCGACGCGCTCACCGGCATGGCCAAGCCGACCATCGCGGCCATCAACGGCTTCTGCATCGGCGGCGGCTGCGAGATCGCCCTGGCCTGCGACTTGCGCGTGGCCGCCGACGACGCCAAATTCGGGATCACCCCGGCCAAGCTGGGCATCGTCTACATGCTGCCGTCGACCAAGCAGTTGGTCGACGCCGTCGGCCCGGCCTGGGCCAAGCAGATCCTCTTCACCGCCGACATCATCGACGCCGCCACCGCGCTGCGCGTCGGCCTGGTCAACGAACTCCACCCGGCCGGTGACGTGGTCAAGCGCGCCACCGAACTGGCCCACACCATGGCGACTCGCTCCCAGGTCACCATCCGCGGGGCGAAGGAGATCATCGGCCGGATCACGGCAGGGAACTTCGAGGAAGACGACGCCGTCCACGCCCTCTACGCGGACTCCGCGGAAAGCGCGGACTACGCGGAGGGCGTCCGCGCGTTCCTGGACAAGCGCACGCCTAGTTTCTGAGCAGGCTCTCCAACTCGGTCTCCAGGTTCGCCCGCGCCGCCGCCTCCCACTGCGCAAGCGCTTGCGCAGTCCGGTACAGCGCGGGCAGTTCCAGCAGTGACCGCAACACCGTCGCCCGACCGGCTCGGAACAGCTTGTCCGGCACCGCCGCGTACTCCTCCCGCACCGACGCCACGTACAGGTCGTAATCCGGCGACGCCAGGATCGCGAGGTCCGCGTCGCACAGCACCTCCCCGTTCCGGTCTCCGGGCGAAGTCACGTGACCCGCTGTCAACCGGACCAGCCGCGCCACTTCCGCCACCGACGCGGGATCCAACACCCCGCCCAGCCGAACCTCGGCCAGCCCAGCGCTGTGTTCCTCATCGGTCGGCAGGCCGAAGTGCACCGCGTCGTGGAACCAGGCGGCCAGACGGACCAGGTCCGCCGAATCAGCGTGGTCGGCCAGCTCATCTATGTGCCGCAGGACCGCGTCCAGGTGCGCTACCCCGTGATACGTCCGATGCGGCTCCGACCAGCGGGCCATCAGATCCGACCGCAGCGACGAAGCAAGCCCGAGCCGGGCGAACAGATCCATGGCCTCGACCGTATTCGTGCGACGTTGTCGGTGCCAGGCCTTAGGTTAGAGGTCGGGTTGGTGCAAGTCGGGATCCCGGTGCGGTGACAGATTGTGTCGGTGGTGGTCGGTACGGTTCGCGGTGATGAGCATCGTGGTGCAGGCGTACCGGTTCGCGTTGGACCCGACAGCGGCCCAGGTGGCTGTGTTTCGGTCGCATTGTGGTGCGCAGCGTTATGCCTACAACTGGGGTCTTGCCCTGATTAAGGCCGCTCTGGACCAGCGCCGGGCCGAGATGTCGTATGGGGTGGCGGACGCCGAACCGACGCAGTCGGTGACGTGGTCTGCCTACGGCCTGCGGAAGCGCTGGAACCAGGCCAAGGGCGTGGTCGCACCGTGGTGGGCGGAGAACTCGAAGGAGGCGTACTCCTCGGGGTTGGCGAACCTGGCTGCCGCGTTGGGCAACTGGAACGCTTCGAAGAAGGGCGCCCGCAAGGGCCCGAAGGTCCGGTTCCCCAGGTTCAAAGGCAAACGCGCGGGGTTGTCGTGCCGGTTCACCACCGGCGCGTTCGGCTTGGTCGACGGTGACCGCAGGCATGTGAAGCTGCCCCGCGTCGGCGTCATCCGCACCCTCGAATCGACCAGGAAACTGGCCCGTCACGTCTCCCGCGGGACCGCCCGGATCCGCTCGGCCACTGTGACCCATCAAGGCGGGCGGTGGTTCTGCTCGTTCTCCGTCGAGATCGACCGCCACGACCCGGCCCCCGCCCGATCGAACTTCGTCGTGGGGGTGGATCTCGGGGTCACGTCGTTGGCGGTGCTCTCGACCGGCGAGGTCATCCCCAACCCCCGGCACCTCGACGTGGCGTTGCGGCGACTTCGGCGGTCGCAGCGACAGGCAGCGCGTCGGACCGGCCCGGATCGGCGCACCCTGCGGGCTCCGTCGGTGCGGTGGCGCAAGACCCAGGCCCGGATCGCCCGCGTGCACACAGCGGTGGCCGACGCCCGCCGCGACGGGCTGCACAAGCTGTCCACGCACCTGGTCCGCACCCACAGCGTGATCGTGGTCGAAGACCTCAACGTGGCAGGCATGCTGCGCAACCGTCGCCTGGCCCGGCACATCGCCGGGGCAGCCATGGGCGAGCTACGCCGTCAGATCGAGTACAAGACCGGCTGGGCCGGTGGGCGTGTGCAC from Alloactinosynnema sp. L-07 includes:
- a CDS encoding helix-turn-helix transcriptional regulator gives rise to the protein MISNRLPARMRALGMELAAARERTGKTTKEAAFGIGLSAPTLNRSENAKRLSPITDIAGLLALYEVTGDERKRIMELADRLDAPEWLEAGDRLPRLLRPFATFEARATSLMDVSFDYVPGLLQIEEYARAVHSTQGVTGADQDARVKARLERQKVLVARTAPRYTAVIEEAALRRTQGGSESMVRQVKWLIDRAWQPNIDIHVIPFRRWGYPNPGSFITMGFRQDPPIVFFENLAVAGFLDAPDHTQLFHNAAAKLMRFALDSADTVKFLTMLAADYERG
- a CDS encoding DUF397 domain-containing protein is translated as MHGEWRKSSFSGSEVNCVEVAYTATVRVRDSKNPDGGMLRFPDDAWSPLIDAVTWDER
- a CDS encoding ribose-phosphate diphosphokinase, which encodes MSIKAGVPKKNLMLFSGRAHPELAEEVAKHLNVSITPQSAYDFANGEIFVRFEESVRGCDAFVMQSACAPINQWIMEQLIMVDALKRASAKRITVIMPFYPYARQDKKHKGREPISARLIADLFKTAGADRIMTVDLHTAQIQGFFDGPVDHLFGQTLLSRYIKDNYPASNITVVSPDAGRTKLAEKWADDLGGTPIAFIHKTRDPLRPNEVVANRVVGEVKGRLCVVIDDMVDTGGTIAKAVHQLLDEGATDVVMAATHGVLSGPARERLSESGAKEVIFTNTLPIPDDKRFPQMTVLSIAPLLARAIQQVFEDGSVTSLFDGDA
- the glmU gene encoding bifunctional UDP-N-acetylglucosamine diphosphorylase/glucosamine-1-phosphate N-acetyltransferase GlmU; this encodes MSASTAEGTAPGQVSTVILAAGEGTRMRSATPKVLHRVAGRPLVEHAVRAADGLKPEHLVVVIGHGRDAVGAHLESLAHVLGREVTVAVQETQDGTGHAVACGLAPLPELTGTVLVTYGDVPLLDTATLNGLLDAHTAGGNAVTVLTANVPDPTGYGRIVRDADGAVTAIVEQKDATAEQRSITEINSGVYAFAAEVLTDGLSRLSTDNAQGELYLTDVLGIARGDGRRVGALVCDDPWLVEGVNDRVQLARIGAELNRRVVEGWMRAGVTIVDPATTWIEAEVELARDVLIEPNVQLRGGTTIGEGATIGPDTTLTDVIVGAGASVVRTHGSSAEIGDSATVGPYAFLRPGTKLGADGKIGTFVEVKNSEIGAGSKVPHLSYVGDATIGEHSNIGAASVFVNYDGVNKHRTVVGSHVRTGSDNMFVAPVTVGDGAYSGAGTVIRRNVPPGALAISGGLQRNIDDWVVHRRPGTAAAEAAERAKARKLDEKNSEGSS
- a CDS encoding GGDEF domain-containing protein, which codes for MDDEQRGDGDLPALEERSDAWLVGRARELLAVIQTSPVQERLRHTDEVDRLLAEAQHRGEPRMVAQLLRSAVAVRVVNNELADSAEPLLDELLAHTRRHGLLVLQADAHALRGRRLLLAGAEDAALTEAAVALAMLDEDITPDVMFGGRTWDMIMASTLMDIGTVLTQLGVYEVADQVMSRAHKCIRASAGPHLIAVHLMNRVRLLLGWGLRLERIGEDERAGERFATAAAIAVAVEAPFRESLFPRDPTRSAADQNPIVGAALALAQPAAAHINRLRYLLDSQSYPRELVIVAIALARCLEHEGHEEEAVEVLADARSRMYREAAEPTLRLCLIREYARLSGPEGGSRTTGALEHYATELEGQLWDMRESRIATLNTRREHERLSRMHGAIARQALQDPLTGLPNRRALDERLEQLSTSPTNHPLAIALVDLDGFKGVNDRMSHAEGDDVLRVVASTLRDALRGSDMVARYGGDEFIVLLPGAPLYAAEAALRRAVTSVAGLPNDLSHGVTLSIGVVSLRPQETAVRALARADAAMYQAKRGGGNDIVAITAGEADAEDSGTRLVASVDDRSWVLPETT
- a CDS encoding acyl-CoA desaturase translates to MTTTVDASSGAGTAGGPKPIIEGRRNLATRIAVYIFILLPFAALVAAVPFAWGWGLTWVDVVLAVFFFYLSGLGVTVGYHRLFTHGSFKANRGLKITLAVMGSMAVQSPPITWVADHRRHHAFSDREGDPHSPWLFGTSPMALARGFWHAHMGWIFDHDVTNKERFAPDLMADKDIVRVNRLFIVLTGLTLVLPAVLGGLITWSWWGALTAFFWAGLVRIAVLHHVTWSTNSICHMIGDRPFTSRDKASNFWPLAILSFGESWHNLHHADPTCARHGVRRGQIDTSARLIWIFEKLGWVTDVRWPTPQRLAKITAK
- a CDS encoding TetR/AcrR family transcriptional regulator, which codes for MTGKERRQQLLDIARALFAEKGFDGASIEEIAHRANVSKPVVYEHFGGKEGIYAVVVDREMHALMSGMTEALSEDAHPRLLLERAAGALLNYVEGSTDGFRILVRDSPVATATGTFSSLLNDIASQVEHILGVQFAKRGYESKLAALYAQALVGMVAFTGQWWLEVRKPKKNEVAAHLVNLAWNGLSNLEGKPTLRERP
- a CDS encoding SUKH-3 domain-containing protein; its protein translation is MIDLTALHPDVSGALREAGWYPERHTDAARWASLEDGGYTYHALAREILERLDGLTIVPVRQDGPNFVNDDPLVFDPAEGWGCRSVAEDVEEQLGGSYFPLGSWLSHSTVFVETRGRVIAAGYGPILELGTTFESALEVLVRSHRPIVQVGIQRS
- a CDS encoding sorbosone dehydrogenase family protein, with amino-acid sequence MRAVLLATVLVAGCTTSAGTGEVPSSSTVVVPSSATAPGLKIETVAAGLTHGWDIGFLPDGKVLVTQRTGDIALLSSAKPGATVTTLKADTSTVMVRGEGGLMGMVVHPDFASSREFTTCQTHWENGEPRDVRLVTWRLTEDEKVATRVKELLTGLPVAASGRHSGCRPTLAADGALLVGTGDTARASISQDKNSLGGKVLRIDLKTGEALPDNPTPGSRIYTHGHRNVQGVALRANGQVLVAEHGPNKNDEINLLRPGANYGWDPSRGGTVQRYDEDVPMTDLQRFPNAVPAKWQSGETTEAICAATFLTGAQWGPLDGALVVTALKGAKLMVFTMDAEANVQSVAIPPEFADQFGRLRAARTAPDGALYVTTSNGDDDKLLRVTPR